A single genomic interval of Desulfovibrio sp. harbors:
- a CDS encoding sigma-54-dependent Fis family transcriptional regulator — MPYEISADGLRNPSQTVGQVVHHLAKLVVGKMDRNAFFRMLAKQLRVLFHYDRFCINLYDAEREFLNLFTAADGTVVESLSNTRIAQNTVAGLAIASRKPVVINDLAKHDFGDSPMPLSTVGLNSTIALPLIVSGEVIGTLHVSFIKPPENIVQILNVLLELSPVLSTFLFAVLSEERLEKARATNTTMPQTPDTDTTGSIQLASSLLETPDLHRLMALARKVAKLHIAVMIVGETGTGKSMMARWLHRHSPRRGNNFVKVNCPSLPPTLFESEMFGYAKGAFTGATSKRVGRVELAQGGTLFLDEIGELAPEMQSKLLQVLEENSFERVGEASPIGVDIRVLSATNIDLATAMDEGRLRRDLYYRLGSVVLRMPPLRERKNDIPLFVDHFVKQFAKEYEITPPKLTRSVMEALYEHPWPGNTRELRNVVSRLLLQTLDGPITESFVAEALHLWKTPAGDLASGPAFPAAAPQPGAPWGNWQVPILPQTGVEKPGASSALPTLEQNEKAHIEKALRLSGGKLSGPGGAADLLGVPRSTLQHRMRKLDIK; from the coding sequence ATGCCCTACGAGATTTCCGCAGACGGTTTGCGCAATCCTTCCCAGACAGTAGGCCAGGTGGTGCACCATCTGGCCAAATTGGTCGTGGGCAAGATGGATCGAAACGCGTTTTTTCGCATGCTTGCAAAACAGCTCCGCGTCTTGTTTCACTATGACCGCTTCTGCATCAACCTGTATGACGCCGAAAGGGAATTTCTCAATCTCTTTACGGCGGCCGACGGCACCGTGGTGGAATCGCTCTCCAACACGCGCATCGCCCAGAACACGGTGGCAGGCCTGGCCATTGCCTCACGCAAGCCCGTGGTCATCAATGACCTGGCGAAACACGATTTCGGCGACTCGCCCATGCCGCTTTCCACCGTGGGCCTCAACTCCACCATCGCCCTGCCGCTCATCGTCAGCGGCGAAGTTATCGGAACCCTGCACGTTTCATTTATAAAGCCCCCTGAAAACATCGTGCAGATCCTCAATGTGCTTTTGGAACTCAGCCCGGTGCTGTCCACCTTTCTTTTTGCCGTATTGTCCGAGGAGCGCCTTGAAAAAGCCCGCGCCACGAACACGACCATGCCGCAAACCCCTGACACGGACACCACGGGCAGCATCCAGCTGGCCTCAAGCCTGCTTGAGACGCCCGACCTGCACAGGCTTATGGCCCTGGCGCGCAAGGTGGCCAAGCTGCACATCGCGGTAATGATCGTGGGTGAAACGGGTACGGGCAAAAGCATGATGGCCCGCTGGCTGCACAGGCACAGCCCGCGCAGGGGAAACAATTTTGTGAAGGTCAACTGCCCGTCCCTGCCCCCCACCCTTTTTGAGAGCGAAATGTTCGGCTACGCCAAGGGGGCGTTTACCGGGGCCACGAGCAAGCGCGTGGGCCGCGTTGAACTGGCCCAGGGCGGCACACTTTTTCTTGATGAAATTGGCGAGCTTGCACCAGAAATGCAAAGCAAGCTCCTGCAGGTGCTTGAAGAAAATTCTTTTGAACGTGTGGGCGAAGCCTCGCCCATCGGGGTGGACATCCGCGTCTTGTCCGCCACCAACATCGACCTTGCGACAGCCATGGACGAAGGCCGTCTGCGCCGGGATCTCTATTACCGGCTTGGCTCGGTGGTGCTGCGCATGCCGCCGCTTCGCGAAAGAAAAAACGACATACCGCTGTTTGTGGATCATTTTGTAAAGCAGTTTGCCAAGGAATATGAAATAACCCCGCCAAAACTCACGCGTTCTGTCATGGAAGCCCTTTATGAGCACCCCTGGCCCGGCAATACGCGCGAGTTGCGCAACGTGGTGAGCCGCCTGTTGCTGCAAACACTGGATGGCCCCATTACCGAGAGCTTCGTGGCCGAGGCCCTGCATTTGTGGAAAACACCGGCAGGCGACCTTGCGTCCGGCCCGGCGTTTCCGGCTGCCGCTCCGCAGCCAGGCGCGCCATGGGGCAATTGGCAGGTGCCCATACTCCCCCAAACGGGCGTTGAAAAGCCGGGGGCTTCCTCTGCGCTGCCCACCCTTGAGCAAAACGAAAAAGCCCATATCGAGAAGGCCCTGCGTCTCAGCGGGGGCAAGCTTTCCGGGCCGGGCGGGGCTGCGGATCTGCTCGGCGTGCCGCGCTCCACCTTGCAGCACCGCATGCGCAAACTGGACATAAAGTAG
- a CDS encoding UxaA family hydrolase, with product MTTHFVVHEPGDCVGVVVVEGVKKGDQLNGWVMDGDTTLVFETLSDIPIGHKIALQNLAEGDTVIKYGTDIGKVVKPIKRGEHLHVHNVKTKRW from the coding sequence ATGACAACCCACTTTGTGGTGCATGAGCCCGGCGACTGCGTCGGCGTGGTCGTAGTTGAAGGCGTCAAAAAGGGCGACCAACTCAACGGCTGGGTTATGGACGGCGACACCACCCTCGTGTTCGAAACTTTGAGCGACATCCCCATCGGGCACAAGATCGCCCTGCAGAACCTTGCTGAAGGCGACACCGTCATCAAATACGGCACCGACATCGGCAAGGTGGTCAAGCCCATCAAGCGTGGTGAACACCTGCATGTGCACAACGTCAAAACCAAGAGGTGGTAA
- a CDS encoding UxaA family hydrolase: MNKTFMGYRRENGRVGIRNHVVILPLDDLSNAACEAVGNNIKGTLALPHAYGRLQFGEDLDLHFRTLIGVGSNPNVAAVVVIGIEPVWTQRVVDGIAKTGKPVVGFGIEQHGDLETIRAASLKAKEFVHFATELQRTECSMDELWVSTKCGESDTTSGIASNPTVGNAFDKLWEMGATTLFGETTEITGGEHLVAARCATEDVRKKFMGFFDRYAKVVDDHKTDDLCDSQPTKGNIEGGLTTIEEKALGNIQKIGRKAPVIGCLDKAETPTGPGLWFMDSSSAAAEMVTLCAASGFVAHFFPTGQGNIIGNPILPVIKLSANPRTVRTMNEHIDVDVSGILRREINLDQAGDMLLAMLISTCNGRNTSAEALGHREFIMTRLYESA; the protein is encoded by the coding sequence ATGAACAAGACATTTATGGGCTACCGCCGCGAAAATGGCCGTGTGGGCATCCGTAACCATGTGGTCATTCTGCCTCTGGACGACCTTTCCAACGCTGCCTGTGAGGCTGTGGGAAACAACATCAAGGGCACCCTGGCCCTGCCCCACGCCTATGGCCGTCTGCAGTTCGGTGAAGACCTTGACCTGCATTTCCGCACCCTTATCGGCGTGGGCAGCAACCCCAACGTGGCCGCAGTTGTCGTTATCGGCATCGAGCCCGTGTGGACGCAGCGCGTGGTCGACGGCATCGCCAAGACCGGCAAGCCGGTTGTAGGCTTTGGCATTGAACAGCATGGCGACCTGGAAACCATCCGCGCCGCTTCCCTCAAGGCCAAGGAGTTCGTCCACTTTGCCACCGAACTGCAGCGTACCGAATGCAGCATGGACGAACTGTGGGTTTCCACCAAGTGCGGCGAATCCGACACCACTTCCGGCATTGCTTCCAACCCCACCGTTGGCAACGCTTTTGACAAGCTGTGGGAAATGGGCGCCACTACCCTGTTTGGTGAAACCACCGAAATCACCGGCGGCGAACACCTGGTCGCCGCCCGTTGCGCCACCGAAGACGTGCGCAAAAAATTCATGGGCTTCTTTGACCGCTACGCCAAGGTTGTTGACGACCACAAGACCGACGACCTTTGCGATTCCCAGCCCACCAAGGGCAACATCGAAGGCGGCCTGACCACCATTGAGGAAAAGGCCCTCGGCAACATTCAGAAAATCGGCCGCAAGGCTCCGGTTATCGGCTGCCTCGACAAGGCCGAAACCCCCACCGGCCCCGGCCTGTGGTTTATGGATTCCTCTTCCGCCGCTGCCGAAATGGTCACCCTGTGCGCGGCTTCCGGCTTTGTGGCCCACTTCTTCCCCACGGGACAGGGCAACATCATCGGCAACCCCATCCTGCCCGTTATCAAACTGTCGGCCAACCCGCGCACCGTGCGCACCATGAACGAACACATCGACGTGGACGTTTCCGGCATTCTGCGCCGCGAAATCAACCTGGATCAGGCGGGCGACATGCTGCTTGCGATGCTTATCAGTACTTGCAACGGCCGCAATACCTCGGCTGAAGCCCTGGGCCATCGCGAATTTATCATGACCAGACTCTACGAAAGCGCGTAG
- a CDS encoding ABC transporter substrate-binding protein yields MKKNIIALILIALFATPALAMNSEVRISKQYGLPYLPLMVVEEHKLIEKQAAAVGLNNVKVTWLTFGSGATSNDALLSGNVDIISGGVAPFLRLWDKSKGKVKALASLDQSPQVLNTSRPEVKSLKDFTPNDKIALPAVKVSMQALALQMAAAKEFGKENYDKIDYLTVSAKYPDAAIALTSGKSEITGHVASEPFSTFELNSPGIHSVFSSYDVLGGHHISNLISTSESFYNSNKELCKAILLALDNASAWIADNKVKAAELYITKTNSKEPVELITEILKNPDIVYSTVPVRITMFSDFLYDQGAIKTKAHSWKDLYFDAIFDRVGS; encoded by the coding sequence ATGAAAAAAAACATTATTGCACTCATCCTTATTGCTTTATTTGCCACTCCAGCATTGGCAATGAACAGCGAAGTTCGCATCAGCAAGCAGTATGGCCTTCCATATCTGCCGCTTATGGTCGTTGAAGAACACAAGTTGATAGAAAAACAGGCTGCGGCTGTGGGGCTCAACAATGTCAAGGTTACCTGGCTGACTTTCGGCAGCGGTGCAACGTCAAATGACGCGCTCCTTTCTGGCAATGTTGATATTATATCCGGTGGAGTGGCACCCTTTTTACGGCTATGGGACAAATCAAAAGGTAAGGTCAAAGCTTTGGCCTCACTTGACCAATCCCCACAGGTGCTGAACACCTCTCGGCCCGAAGTAAAGAGCTTAAAAGATTTTACGCCCAACGACAAAATAGCTCTGCCGGCCGTTAAAGTGTCAATGCAGGCCCTGGCTTTGCAAATGGCTGCGGCCAAAGAGTTCGGCAAAGAAAATTACGATAAAATAGATTATCTGACCGTGTCCGCAAAATACCCTGATGCGGCCATCGCCCTTACCTCCGGCAAGTCTGAAATTACCGGGCATGTTGCTTCAGAGCCTTTCAGCACCTTTGAACTTAATTCCCCAGGGATACATAGTGTATTCAGTTCCTATGACGTTCTCGGCGGGCACCACATTTCCAATCTGATCTCCACTTCTGAAAGTTTCTACAACTCTAATAAAGAACTCTGCAAAGCCATCCTTCTGGCATTGGACAACGCTTCGGCGTGGATAGCCGACAACAAGGTCAAGGCCGCAGAATTGTACATTACAAAAACCAATTCCAAAGAGCCTGTCGAGCTCATCACAGAAATCTTGAAAAACCCCGACATCGTATACAGCACCGTTCCTGTTAGAATTACGATGTTTTCAGATTTTCTTTATGACCAGGGTGCAATTAAAACCAAGGCTCATAGCTGGAAAGATCTCTATTTCGACGCCATTTTTGACAGGGTAGGGAGCTAA
- a CDS encoding ABC transporter ATP-binding protein: protein MQDQSIRPFLSIKDLTLQYKTTEHLVTATHLINFDAYEADRLILLGPSGCGKSTILKAIGGFIKPVHGCISLNGREIKKPGADRGFVFQEFDQLLPWKTALENIMFAIMLTRKISKEQAKTEAQELLAKVNLSKFENSYPHLLSGGMKQRVAIARCLGLRSKLVLMDEPFASLDALTRQKMQEELLSLWEESKFTMVFVTHSIDEAIMLGSRIVLLSAHPGQVVAELNVSLPPEERRNSPEAAAIRSRISRILFKDDMLSH, encoded by the coding sequence ATGCAAGATCAAAGCATCCGACCTTTTTTGAGCATTAAAGACCTGACGCTACAGTATAAAACAACAGAACATCTTGTTACCGCCACCCATTTGATAAATTTCGATGCCTATGAAGCTGACCGCCTCATCCTTCTCGGCCCTTCTGGGTGTGGTAAATCGACCATACTCAAGGCCATCGGCGGTTTTATAAAACCAGTTCATGGCTGCATAAGCCTGAATGGCCGCGAAATAAAAAAACCTGGGGCGGACAGAGGTTTTGTCTTTCAAGAATTTGACCAATTGCTTCCCTGGAAAACAGCGCTTGAAAACATCATGTTTGCGATCATGCTGACGAGAAAAATCAGCAAAGAACAAGCGAAAACCGAGGCCCAGGAGTTGCTGGCAAAAGTGAACCTCAGCAAGTTTGAAAACTCTTATCCTCACCTTCTTTCGGGGGGCATGAAACAACGCGTCGCCATCGCGCGCTGCCTTGGCCTCAGGTCCAAGCTGGTTTTAATGGATGAACCCTTTGCTTCGCTGGACGCATTGACCAGACAAAAAATGCAGGAAGAATTGCTTTCCTTGTGGGAAGAATCAAAATTCACAATGGTTTTTGTAACCCACTCCATAGATGAAGCCATCATGTTGGGTTCGCGCATTGTGCTGCTTTCTGCACATCCAGGACAAGTTGTAGCAGAGTTAAACGTAAGTCTGCCACCGGAAGAACGGCGCAACAGCCCAGAAGCTGCTGCCATACGAAGCCGTATTTCGAGGATTCTTTTCAAAGACGACATGCTCAGCCACTAG
- a CDS encoding ABC transporter permease — MSAKSANPVLREEYVRELPPETNVEAIKVRLSPFEKLYNCTAARKIFILLMLALIWQIYAVRVDNELMFPTFSDTLVAFYTAVASGEMGLRVLTSLQVLAIAYACGVVIATLLTILAITTKFGTDLLEVCTSMFNPLPAIALLPLAFLWFGLGAPSIIFVIIHAVLWPLALSIYTGFSSVSSTLRMVGRSYELKGLPLVFRILVPAAFANILTGLKVAWAFAWRTLIAAELVFGVSSGSGGLGWFIYEKKNQLDIAEVFAGLFAIILIGVLVENIIFKYVEKKTIIKWGMKL, encoded by the coding sequence ATGAGTGCAAAGTCAGCCAATCCAGTATTGCGCGAAGAATACGTCAGGGAACTACCACCGGAAACAAATGTGGAGGCAATCAAGGTTCGCCTCTCCCCTTTTGAAAAACTCTATAACTGTACGGCGGCAAGAAAGATATTCATTCTCTTGATGCTGGCCCTTATATGGCAAATCTACGCGGTTAGAGTTGATAACGAGCTGATGTTCCCGACATTCAGCGACACGCTTGTAGCGTTTTATACAGCAGTAGCTTCAGGAGAAATGGGACTTCGCGTATTAACATCGTTGCAGGTTTTGGCCATTGCCTATGCGTGCGGTGTGGTGATCGCCACACTGCTGACAATTCTGGCCATCACCACAAAGTTCGGCACGGACCTTCTTGAAGTCTGTACCTCAATGTTTAACCCTCTGCCCGCCATTGCGTTGTTGCCCCTGGCCTTTCTGTGGTTCGGGCTTGGCGCGCCCAGTATTATTTTTGTAATAATCCACGCTGTGTTGTGGCCGCTCGCCTTGAGCATTTATACCGGGTTTTCCAGCGTTAGCAGCACGCTGCGCATGGTGGGCAGAAGCTATGAACTGAAAGGCCTGCCTCTTGTCTTTCGCATTCTTGTGCCCGCCGCTTTTGCAAACATCCTCACAGGTCTTAAAGTCGCCTGGGCGTTTGCCTGGCGCACCCTGATAGCGGCAGAACTTGTTTTCGGCGTAAGCTCCGGGTCGGGCGGCCTTGGCTGGTTCATCTACGAGAAGAAAAATCAGCTTGATATAGCCGAAGTGTTCGCCGGGCTGTTCGCCATCATCCTCATTGGCGTTCTCGTTGAAAACATTATCTTCAAGTATGTTGAGAAAAAAACCATTATTAAATGGGGCATGAAACTCTAG
- a CDS encoding ABC transporter substrate-binding protein codes for MRKYLVALFIAALLLPALNAKATEIRISKQYGISHFLLNVVEQRKLIEKYAQAAGVKDLTVKWLTLGSGSSTNDAFLSGNVDIISLGVGPFVRLWDKTKGEVKAIAAIDQAPLKLNTSKAENVSLADFNDNDRIAVPAGKVSMPALILQMAVAKEFGIKNYDKLDYLTVSSKHPDAAVALTSGKSEITGHVASEPFSSLELRTQGVHMVFNSYDVLGGNHIFNVVATSQKFYNKDPMLVKIVLQAMDDACEWVTKNKKEAAAMYIAVTGTKEPLELITGIFENPQIVYNTTPVRISLFSDFLYETGAVKNKAKNWKELFFEPIHDRPGS; via the coding sequence ATGAGAAAATATTTAGTTGCCCTATTTATTGCCGCGCTACTTCTGCCCGCGCTCAACGCAAAGGCCACAGAAATACGCATAAGCAAACAATACGGAATATCACATTTTCTTTTAAATGTCGTGGAGCAGCGCAAACTCATTGAAAAATACGCGCAGGCCGCCGGTGTCAAAGACCTTACGGTGAAATGGCTTACCCTCGGCAGTGGTTCATCAACAAACGATGCGTTTCTTTCCGGCAATGTGGACATTATTTCGTTAGGGGTCGGCCCCTTTGTCAGGCTCTGGGATAAAACCAAGGGGGAGGTAAAAGCCATCGCGGCCATTGATCAGGCCCCGCTCAAACTCAACACCTCAAAAGCTGAAAATGTTTCCTTGGCTGATTTCAACGATAACGACCGTATCGCCGTACCGGCGGGCAAAGTTTCCATGCCTGCGTTAATTTTGCAAATGGCTGTGGCCAAAGAGTTCGGGATCAAAAATTATGACAAGCTTGATTATCTGACCGTTTCTTCAAAGCACCCCGATGCGGCCGTGGCCCTTACTTCAGGAAAGTCAGAAATCACAGGGCATGTAGCGTCAGAACCTTTCAGTAGTCTTGAGCTGCGCACTCAGGGCGTTCACATGGTTTTCAACTCGTACGATGTATTGGGTGGAAACCACATCTTCAACGTTGTTGCCACTTCACAAAAATTTTATAACAAAGATCCTATGCTTGTAAAAATAGTCCTTCAAGCTATGGATGATGCCTGCGAATGGGTTACCAAAAACAAAAAAGAAGCAGCAGCGATGTATATTGCGGTAACAGGAACCAAAGAACCGCTCGAACTTATTACTGGAATATTTGAAAACCCCCAGATTGTTTATAACACCACGCCTGTAAGGATATCTCTGTTCTCCGATTTTCTCTATGAAACAGGAGCGGTAAAAAACAAAGCCAAAAATTGGAAAGAGCTTTTTTTCGAACCTATTCACGACAGACCGGGAAGCTAA
- a CDS encoding dimethylmenaquinone methyltransferase, translating to MRFTINRHIDRLPAGIINLYSGLAVADICDALGRNAALPSALKPLGRSHMRGSAYTVNLPASENLLLYYAVDNAQPGDVIVASCGAYEERAVCGEIMANLAMKRGLAGFVIDGAVRDARALRELPFPVYARAVSPNGPYKDACGEVNVPVSIGNVVINPGDIIVADDDGIVAIRGEEAETLAAQAQKITQEGLEKLRRIEEQGTLDFTWLYEKLKKSCCTINNGC from the coding sequence ATGCGCTTTACCATCAACCGCCATATCGACCGCCTGCCCGCCGGCATCATAAACCTGTATTCCGGCCTTGCCGTCGCCGACATCTGCGACGCCCTGGGCCGCAACGCCGCCCTGCCCTCGGCCCTCAAACCTCTTGGCCGCAGCCACATGCGAGGTTCAGCCTATACCGTCAACCTGCCCGCCAGCGAAAACCTACTGCTCTATTACGCCGTGGACAACGCCCAGCCCGGCGACGTGATTGTGGCCTCATGCGGCGCGTACGAAGAACGCGCGGTGTGCGGCGAAATCATGGCCAATCTGGCCATGAAGCGCGGACTGGCCGGTTTTGTCATTGACGGAGCCGTACGGGATGCCCGCGCCTTGCGCGAACTGCCCTTTCCTGTCTACGCGCGGGCGGTTTCGCCCAATGGCCCGTACAAGGACGCCTGTGGAGAAGTCAACGTGCCTGTCAGCATCGGCAATGTGGTCATCAACCCCGGCGACATCATTGTGGCTGACGACGACGGCATTGTGGCCATACGCGGCGAAGAAGCCGAAACCCTGGCCGCGCAGGCTCAAAAAATTACCCAAGAAGGGCTGGAAAAACTGCGCCGCATTGAAGAGCAGGGCACGCTGGATTTCACATGGCTGTACGAAAAGCTCAAAAAATCCTGCTGTACCATCAACAATGGCTGCTAG
- a CDS encoding UxaA family hydrolase, with translation MTTHFVVHEPGDCVGVVVVEGVKKGDQLNGWVMDGDTTLVFETLSDIPIGHKIALQDLSEGDTVIKYGTDIGKVIKPIKRGEHLHVHNVKTKRW, from the coding sequence ATGACAACCCACTTTGTGGTGCATGAACCCGGCGACTGCGTCGGCGTGGTCGTAGTTGAAGGCGTCAAAAAGGGCGACCAACTCAACGGCTGGGTTATGGACGGCGACACCACCCTGGTGTTCGAAACCCTGAGCGACATCCCCATCGGCCACAAGATCGCCCTCCAGGACCTTTCTGAAGGCGACACCGTTATCAAATACGGCACCGACATCGGCAAGGTGATCAAGCCCATCAAGCGTGGCGAACACCTGCATGTCCACAACGTCAAAACCAAGAGGTGGTAA
- a CDS encoding UxaA family hydrolase: protein MSKTFMGYRRENGRVGIRNHVVILPLDDLSNAACEAVGNNIKGTLALPHAYGRLQFGEDLDLHFRTLIGVGSNPNVAAVVVIGIEPVWTQRVVDGIAKTGKPVVGFGIEQHGDLETIRAASLKAKEFVHFATELQRTECSMDELWVSTKCGESDTTSGIASNPTVGNAFDKLWEMGATTLFGETTEITGGEHLVAARCATEDVRKKFMGFFDRYAKVVDDHKTDDLCDSQPTKGNIEGGLTTIEEKALGNIQKIGRKAPVIGCLDKAETPTGSGLWFMDSSSAAAEMVTLCAASGFVAHFFPTGQGNIIGNPILPVIKLSANPRTVRTMNEHIDVDVSGILRREINLDQAGDMLLAMLVRTCNGRNTAAEALGHREFIMTRLYESA, encoded by the coding sequence ATGAGCAAGACATTTATGGGCTACCGCCGCGAAAATGGCCGTGTGGGCATCCGTAACCATGTGGTCATTCTGCCTTTGGACGACCTTTCCAACGCTGCCTGTGAGGCTGTGGGAAACAACATCAAAGGCACCCTGGCCCTGCCCCACGCCTATGGCCGTCTGCAGTTCGGTGAAGACCTTGACCTGCATTTCCGCACCCTTATCGGCGTGGGCAGCAACCCCAACGTGGCCGCAGTTGTCGTCATCGGCATCGAGCCCGTGTGGACGCAGCGCGTAGTGGACGGCATTGCCAAGACTGGTAAGCCGGTTGTAGGCTTTGGCATTGAACAGCATGGCGACCTGGAAACCATCCGCGCCGCTTCCCTCAAGGCCAAGGAGTTCGTCCACTTTGCCACCGAACTGCAGCGTACCGAATGCAGTATGGACGAACTGTGGGTTTCCACCAAGTGCGGCGAGTCCGACACCACTTCCGGCATTGCCTCCAACCCCACCGTTGGCAACGCTTTTGACAAGCTGTGGGAAATGGGCGCCACTACCCTGTTTGGTGAAACCACCGAAATCACCGGCGGCGAACACCTGGTCGCGGCCCGTTGCGCCACCGAAGACGTGCGCAAAAAATTCATGGGCTTCTTTGACCGCTACGCCAAGGTTGTTGACGACCACAAGACCGACGACCTTTGCGATTCCCAGCCCACCAAGGGCAACATTGAAGGCGGCCTGACCACCATTGAGGAAAAGGCTCTCGGCAACATCCAGAAAATCGGCCGCAAGGCTCCGGTTATCGGCTGCCTCGACAAGGCCGAAACCCCCACCGGCTCCGGCCTGTGGTTTATGGATTCCTCTTCCGCCGCGGCCGAAATGGTCACCCTGTGCGCCGCTTCGGGCTTTGTGGCCCACTTCTTCCCCACGGGACAGGGCAACATCATCGGCAACCCCATCCTGCCCGTGATCAAACTGTCGGCCAATCCGCGCACCGTGCGCACCATGAACGAGCATATCGACGTGGACGTTTCCGGCATTCTGCGCCGCGAAATCAACCTGGATCAGGCGGGCGACATGCTGCTTGCAATGCTCGTCCGTACCTGCAACGGCCGTAATACCGCGGCTGAAGCCCTGGGCCATCGCGAATTTATCATGACCAGACTCTACGAAAGCGCGTAA